In Bremerella cremea, the sequence GCGATCGTTACCGATTGGTTCAAGACGGCCCGCCATCCCCGCTTCAAACGCCCTTATACCCAGTGTACCTACCTGCCCATGGTAGAACTGCTTGAGTACCTCCGGGCTAACGATTTCAAAACGTTCATCGTCTCTGGCGGCGGCATCGAGTTCATGCGTCCCATGACCATGGAAGTCTACGGCATTCCGCCTGAACAAGTCGTCGGCACCACCATCGAAACCAAGTTCGAGATCCAAGACGGCAAGCCGGTACTGATGCGGTTACCTAAGATCGATTTCATCGACGACAAAGCAGGCAAGCCGGTCGGCATCAACAAGTTCATCGGCAAACGCCCGATTGCCGCCTTTGGTAACTCGGCTGGCGACCGAGAAATGCTGCAGTGGACGGCCGCCCGCGAAGGGGCTACGCTGAAGATGCTCGTCTTCCACGACGACGCCCAGCGTGAGTACGCCTACGGCCCAGCCAACGGCCTACCAGACTCCCTCTTCGGCACGTTCCCCCAAGACTTGATGGACGAAGCAAAGCAAAGCGACTGGGTGGTGATCAGCATGAAAAACGACTGGAAAACCATCTTCGCCCCCGAGAAAGACTAAACAGGCTGACTAGCCCGGTCATTGCAACATTGCGATCGCCAGGTGCATCCCCAGCGCACTTGGCGATGTCTCTTCTGCCGAAGCATGAACGGTAACCACGATTTCAACGGTGGAATCATGACAGACGATGCCTCGACCATTGATAAACAGCTTCGCTGGCGGATTCAAACCGATTGCGGGCAACGTCGCATTCCTGCCCAGCTAGGCATCATCGATACCGAAGAGAAAGCGCTACGAGCAAGTTATCTTCTGGGCACCGAGGCTTTGCAGAGTCAAAAACCGTACCAACGTTTGGGGCCGGTTTGGCTTGAATCAATCGATGCAATTCAAACCGGTTTGCGAATTGGCGATCTGCATCTTGCTGCTATCCTGGCCCAGCCCGCAGCCTTCTTCGTATGTATGCTCTCTGGGCCGCAATGTGCATTAACCCAACGCACGTTTCCCTTGATCGAAGCAAAATTTCGCCAAATCTTCAGCGAGATGCTGGCAACCAAGCCCTCGAACTTTCGCCAACTTGAAATGCTCTCGGAGTGCATATTCCAATTCGTCGCGCAACTGATCCCTTTTCCACCGACAGAAGAACTAGCCAGCCACTTACTCGACGAACTTTCTCAAAAAGGCAATAGCCTAAACGCCATCTGCATCCGCTGCATGACCGGCCTCCACTTTCATCAAGACAAGTCGTTCAGGCGAGACCTCACCAATCAGCCAGAATGTGAATCGACCACAAAAATCGTTTCCCAAATTACCGAGCTAATGCAGAAAGAGCAGTACGTTGAATACTATCTAAACAGACAATCGGATCACGACAATTTTCTGAGCGATGCGTTATGCGAATGCCTCGATCAATTGCCCTAAAATGCCAGCAGGATGACTTCTATTGAGGTCTGCGTCACCAAACCAATAGGAGCGACCAACGGAAGCCCCTATTGGTTTGATTGTGGTAGCCCACGACTTTCGGACAGTGGCGGGAGAGGAAGACGAAACGGACAGTCTACCGAGGTAAGCGGCAAGGGTCGTCTTCGCATTGGTAGTCGAAGAACTTTCGCTTTTTGATCACGGCCGCTACCGTCTCAGGGACCATCTTTTCCCACGAGGGGTCGCATTCGCCGATCTTGCGTAGCACATCGCGCGAGAAGATCGCCAGGCAATCAGGGTCGTAATTATCGAGATCGCTGATCCCGCCTCGTTCCATCAAGTAGCCGTAAAGCTGCTTCAGCTCTGGCTTGATTTCCAGGTTCTCACAGGTCGTCAGCTCGTCGGAGGCTCGATTCTTCAGCGGGTAACAATAGATTTTCAAATCGTTCTTAAACAAACGTCCGAACGATTCGAGAATGCCGCCGTCGAGTTGGGTGTAGTATTTTTCCTCGAACAGCTCTCGCAGGCTGGAGGCCCCCATCGTGATGGCGATCTTTTCTTTGGTATAGCGCGCCAAGTAAGCGGCCAGGCGGTAATACTCGAAGTAGTCGGAAATCAACACGTTCATTCCGCAAGCCGCCATGACGTCGGCCCGGGCCAGGAAATCGCGCCGGTCGATTTCACCTTCGGCCTTGAGATTCCGCATAGTGATTTCCATAATCTGGGCCACGTTCTTGCCCTTCACCTCGGGCAGCTCCGAGAACTTCTCGTGAGCACTTCGCAGCATGTCAACATTCACGTTGCACACCGGACGAAAGCTACCACGTTCTACTAAAATCGGCTTGCGATAGAGGAATTCCGATGGCTGCAGCACTTCGCCGTTGGCAGCGAACATTGCTGCGCCACTTAGGCCTAGTTCCACCAGCTTCAAACTCATCAACCGGTTATCAACGCGGCGAAAAGCGATGCCAGAGAACTCGATCATGTCGATCTCGATACGCGATGTCGACAAACCATCGAGCAGCGAATCGACCAACATTTCTGGCTCGTGATGATAGGCAAACGCGCCGTAAACCAGGTTCACACCGACAATGCCTAGCGCCTCTTGCTGCAGGGCCATTTCGTTGTCGAGCATGCGAACGTGCAGAATGATCTGACTGTCTTCGTCGCGCGGGTGAGCTTGGAACTTGATTCCCATCCAGCCGTGGCAATCGCTGCCGCCGCGATACCCTCTCGCTGCCACCGTATCGGCGAACGCAAAGAACGTGCTCGTCTCGCCACGGGCTTCGGTCAGCCGTTCGATGTTCAGCGCGTGCTCTTGATCGAGCATCGCCTGCAAGCGTTCGCGACAGACGTAACGTGCCGCGCGGCCATAAATGGCGTCGCTCACTTGCATGTCGTAAGCCGACATACTTTTGGCAATCGTACCGGCAGCACCACCCACGCGGAAAAACCACCGCACGACTTCCTGGCCAGCACCAATTTCCGCAAAGGTTCCGTAGCGTCGGTTATCGAGGTTAACGCTGAGAGCCTTCTGATGAGTATCGAGAGTCTTACCAGATGTGTTTTCGAGCATAGGACCTTGCTAGCGGTAAAGTATTCGATTGGAATGGGAAAGTAACGCCGGCAATCGAGGCCAAGCATGCTGCGTTGGGCGAATATCGACGGAGCGAGCTTTCCTTTTGTCTCCATCGACAACTCATCAAGCTTGCTTTAGATCGTATCGCTAACCAAACTTGCGCAACCTGACCGCAATCAGCGATAACATAGCACTTCGGGCAGCAGATGTCACAACCACCCTTTGGCGTACGTCATCAGAAAGGTAAGCCATCCGTTTACTGGTCGTTTCCCCATCCCTGCCAGTACGGGCAATTCAATACCACAACCCAGGCAGCAAGTGCATCGATTCGCTCATCTGCAGCTATCAGCCCAAGAAAACAGGCCAGAATCGCGATCTTTTTTCTCTCACGCGTCCTCATAAAGAAATCGAATGGCCATGCTTTTTTGCTGGCAAGATCACGCACAAAGAATGTTTCAACAAGCAACATCCCAGCCAGACGCCAAGCTCACGAATAACCCCCGGCTGCCCCATAGCCATTCCCTACCCCAAGGGGAATGGCTATGAGCCAGCCATAAAGGTGCCAAACAAAGAGTCCTGACACTTTTTCCTGTTCCTTTTTCCTGTTCCAATTGGCGGAATGCTTCTGGCCGTTTCTATTTCATCAACACCCCGAGCGAGATGCTTAACGCCGGCTTGTCTTCGCTGGGCCTTGAACCAGCATACGGGGACCATAGGCGGCACCCAGGCTTTTGGTGACTAAGGCACAGCCTTGGGCATCACAGCCAGCGCGCACTCTAGGTAGTCTGCGGTAGCGCGGTCGTCTTCTTTCTGCGATGACAATGCTTTTCTCAATCCGTGTCACACGTCGCACGGAAGAGCCGATGTCGCGTTCGTTGGATCAGGATGATGTTGTTTCGATTCTTAACTACTTTCAAGAACTTGAAGACCC encodes:
- a CDS encoding HAD family hydrolase, encoding MQQRFPSPHWLACLFLVCFATVSLHAAEPLASWNDTAAKAAIIKFVETVTDEDSVAYVPPEDRIATFDNDGTLWTEHPMYTQLAFAFDRVRTLAPQHPEWKTQQPFKAVLENDLQAVAASGKKGLVELVMATHTGITTEEFEAIVTDWFKTARHPRFKRPYTQCTYLPMVELLEYLRANDFKTFIVSGGGIEFMRPMTMEVYGIPPEQVVGTTIETKFEIQDGKPVLMRLPKIDFIDDKAGKPVGINKFIGKRPIAAFGNSAGDREMLQWTAAREGATLKMLVFHDDAQREYAYGPANGLPDSLFGTFPQDLMDEAKQSDWVVISMKNDWKTIFAPEKD
- a CDS encoding TonB-dependent receptor encodes the protein MLENTSGKTLDTHQKALSVNLDNRRYGTFAEIGAGQEVVRWFFRVGGAAGTIAKSMSAYDMQVSDAIYGRAARYVCRERLQAMLDQEHALNIERLTEARGETSTFFAFADTVAARGYRGGSDCHGWMGIKFQAHPRDEDSQIILHVRMLDNEMALQQEALGIVGVNLVYGAFAYHHEPEMLVDSLLDGLSTSRIEIDMIEFSGIAFRRVDNRLMSLKLVELGLSGAAMFAANGEVLQPSEFLYRKPILVERGSFRPVCNVNVDMLRSAHEKFSELPEVKGKNVAQIMEITMRNLKAEGEIDRRDFLARADVMAACGMNVLISDYFEYYRLAAYLARYTKEKIAITMGASSLRELFEEKYYTQLDGGILESFGRLFKNDLKIYCYPLKNRASDELTTCENLEIKPELKQLYGYLMERGGISDLDNYDPDCLAIFSRDVLRKIGECDPSWEKMVPETVAAVIKKRKFFDYQCEDDPCRLPR